GCTGAGCTGCAATTCGGATCATGCAGCCACGTTCCATGTCACGGGGAAGGTCATCAATTCTTCGTCTGAGAACTAAGACTCAATCTCAATTATCACGAGAATTACCAATAAAAACATGTCGCAAATAACAAGCATATCCGGCTATTCATTTGATTTCATATCAGTATTTCATAGGACATGATGACCTTCTGCTGGTCTCAGTCTGGGGTTCAATGTGGGTCTCCAACTTTCTTATGAAGCTTCTCTAAAAGCTACCCACCTCATATAGCCGACTTACCCTGAATCAAAACCACATCAAGCCCATTCTTGTTCATCTGCATTCTTTCTTGCTCATATGCAGTCTCGGAAACGATAGGGAAGATGCTGGCAAGGAGGGCAGCAAGATTGATTCGTCTGTCCAGCCAGACTCGGCACGTCCAGGCTTTAAATTTCAGCTCTACGGCGAGTGTCCAAGCTGATTTCACTCATGCGGCAAGTTGTTTCatataacctttatatattCTACATCatctcaacaacaacacacacacacacacacacacacacacacaagtCTTAACCAAACTCGACATCTAACATGGTTCGCTCCAGgtcatcggcggcggcgtcgtcgGTCTCGCCATTGCCCGCCAGCTGTCCCTCCAGCCCGGCACATCCACCGTGCTCATAGAGCGGCACTCCGCTGTCGGCACAGAGACCAGCTCGCGCAACAGCGAGGTCATCCACGCTGGCATCTATTACGGCAAGGATACCCTCAAGGCGAAGCTCTGCCTCCGAGGCAAGGACCTGCTGTACGAGCTCTGCGACAAGCACGGCGTCGCCTATAGTAGGACGGGCAAGTGGCTCGTTGCCCAGAACGACGCGCAGAGGGAGGCCCTGGAGAGGATCCACGCTCTTTGTACTGATGAGATTGGCGTTCCGGTGAGATGGGTGTCTGACAAGGAGGTCCGTGAGCGCGGCGAGGGTGTCTTGGCCAAGGCTGGTGCCCTGGAGAGCCCGACGACGGGCATCGTCGACTCTCACGGCCTGATGCTCTGCTTGCAAGGCCTCTTCGAGGACGCCGGCGGCATTGTCGCCCTGAGCTCTCCCGTTGTAGGCGTCCGCCCGCTCTCTCAGGGAGGATCCTCGCCCCCGGGCAACGCAGGCTGGGAAATCGACGTCTCGGACGGCCCCGGCGGCGACGTGTCCACCATGACGGCCGAGACACTCATCAACGCCGCCGGCCTCGGCTCCGTCGCCGTCCACAACATGATTGTGCCCCCCTCGCAGCGCAAGCAGCTCTTCTACGCAAAGGGCAACTACTTCTCCTACTCGGCCTCCCGCCCCAAAATCTCCCGCCTCATATACCCGGCTCCCGAGCCCGGCGCCAGCGGACTCGGCACGCATCTCACCATCGACCTCGCCGGACGGATCCGCTTCGGCCCGGACGTCGAGTGGGTGGACGATCCGAATGACCTCACTGCCAACGCCTCACGGCTGCAGCAGGCCGTTGCCGAAATCCAAAAGTATCTCCCGGAAGTAGATGCCAGCGCCCTGGTGGCCGACTACGCAGGTATGCGGCCCAAGCTGGCGGCAAAGGGCGCGGCGTCGGCAACGGACAAGGGCTTCGAGGACTTCATCGTCAGAAAGGAACAAGGCTACGAAGGCTGGGTTAATCTGCTGGGCATCGAAAGCCCTGGGTTGACAAGCAGCCTTGCCATAGCAGAAATGGTACATAGGCTTCTACATGGCCAAGCGAGCACATAGGATATATCACTTACATCTCAAGTCAATGAATTCTTTCAGTACGATACCATTACTTCATTTtaaatagaagaaaaaaaaggagaaaacCATGCAATTTCCATATTTAGACCGGATATCATacacaagcaaaaaagcgAGTCCTGCAACAAGTCTGCAGCGACAGGTGGACTGGACCCATCCAGATTTTGGCCAAAAGGGCATCAGAAAGCAAAACGGCGCGttagcaaagagaaaaaaaaagaagcatactCCCACCCTTGTGCAGATCAATTATTCCATGCCGGGGAAtttgaaaaaagaaacaagaggaaggagaaaaagagccATGTAAGCaggaaatagaaaaagacAATGTCAAAGCCCAAACACCCAGCTCAATTCCATTTCGTAAACCATTCATCCCAGAGACCATTAAAAAGAGTGAAGTAAAATGGGGGAGGaaagaaatgagaaagaagaagaaaaagaagaagatagcgAAGCAAGTTTcataaaaaaataaaagcatACAGAGACGCAAAGAGGGTCCTGACAACTTTTCCCTGGGTTGTCCAAATTGGGCAACATTATCGTGCCCAGACACTGAAAACCTCAAGTTCCAACGCCAACCAATCCTTGTTATACTTGCAAAATGCATTAACTTGTGACGATATGGAACCCTTTTGAGATGGGGCCTCTCTCATTCCCTTCCTTGGTAGGGAGTAATGCTTCAGCGCAGGGTTATACTATTACAATACTGTCGGGCAGAGAGGTCAACACGTAGCTGGTAGATGCCATTCTGAGCACCAATGAAGCTAAAGAGGACATTTCGCGTTAGCATCTGTTTTCATACCATAATCATGCAGAGAGAGCTAAATAAGCCATTGATCAAGACTTACAGTACGGTACCGTCCTGGCTCCAAGAGAGCCCCGATGTGTTGTCCGGTGAGGGAGGAACCTCAAAGACACCGTGGTCTGGTGCCAGCGTCCCTCGTACGGCGCTCTCCTCCCAGCGACTGGCCGCCTGAGGTGGAACTGGGCGCTCTTCAGAGGGGCTGGCATCTGCCGAGGGCCGTTCCCGAGCCTGGAGAATCTCCAGAACGGAAAGATACGATGAGTCTTGCCTGTCTCGTTGGTCCCGCAGGGCAGCCATCGTCTCGTTGATACGATCGATCCACCGCTGCTCAGCccggccgccgccgccttggcTCGTTTCACGCATAAGCTGGCGGGCATTTCGTACGCGCTCTTGGGCCCGTTCCCGATGGTCTCTGTAGAGATTGAGCAAGTCGTTGGGAGTCTGAACTGTGCCTTGACGGGCTCGGGTGGTGAAGGAAGATGTTGCCGTGGGTGTGGCTCCGGTTCCTCCTATCCAGCCCGTCGCCGCCCCTGATCCTCGTTCGTCGCCGGGCTGAGCGTTTGGCCTCTCTCGGCGCCGACGTTCGCTCTGTATGGCTTCAAGAACTCTAGTCTCAGCTGGCGTCAGTGGCTGGTGCAGCATCTGGGCACTGAAGAAATTGGCTGCTGAAATAGGAGGGTTCAGGGGCTCCCCCCTCGTCATGCGTGTTTCCAGCAATCGGGGGTCAATGGTCTGCGTGTCAAATATGTTGATATGCTCATACTCAGACTCTTTGTTGAGATCAATAATCTGCCGAACCATGAAGTTGTGTCTTACGTCGGCGATGCCAACGCGGCCACGATCCTCAGTCCATGCCAAAAGGTCATACGGTCCCGGGCAGAAAGCCATGTCTCGAATGGCTCCTGGTCCGCTGTTGGGCCGCGAAGACTGGAACGTCGTGATGAGGGGATCAACCGTCTCGTCGGTCAACTGCGTCGCGTTGAATATCGAAATGGTACCGTGTTGAGTTCCAATGGCGAGGTAGCCGCCAGACGTAGAAAAGGATGCTGCAAAACTCCCACGGCTATCCGTCTTGTCATCCTTTTTCTGGCTTTTGAGGAGAATCCTCTGCTTGAGTTCCCACTTGCCCGGGAAGGCTCCAACTCGCTGGTGGACGTATAGATACGGGTCGTCCAAGATGGCGACCAGGAGTCGGCCATCAGGCGAGATGATGGCCCTGTTGACGAAATCGGGGTAGCGGACAACGTCCAGAGGTTCGGTCAACTCCTTTTGCTCAAAGTCAACCAGGCTGACAAGCGTCACGGTACGATCATTGTTGGCCAGAACTGCCACGGGTTCCGTATAGGCACGGCCGTCAATGGGCAAACCTTGCCCGCTAGGAGGAGGAAACCAGAGGGTGATGCAATTGACTCGCTCCTTAGCAAGCTTCATGCTCTTTGCCGTCACCTTGGCTGACtgttgagctgcagctgtaAGCATATTGAGCGCAGCTTCCTCGGGCGAGGTCGTGGAGCTCTCATTGCCTAGAGAAGGGCCGGCATCAGAATCTGAGCTAGCAGCTGTGTCCTGAGGGTTCTCGATGGCACgacctccttctccctcaaGTCTTATAGCCACAAACTCGCCCGTCTCGCTTCCGCAGCACAGCCATCCATTTTCGGCGACCAGACACCGTGGCGCAAAGGTGAGGTGCTTGATCGTTTCGCAGCTGCGAGCTAGGGTGTTGAGCCGCTGGATCTGACGGCTTCCAACTCCACCGGGATAAAAGAGGTTGTGTTTGTTTTCGGCACTTATGAGGGACCGCAGCTGCCAATGTCTAGATAGAGATGAAACAATCTGGTTAGCAAGTGTAGACGGATAATTGCGGCAAGTTGGATAGACATAGCCATGGGTTGACATACTGTGAGCGAACAGGGACCCGGAAGTGCGTTCGTTGGATCCTGGAGATGAGGCGATCGGAAGTATAATATCTGCATAACCATCCAACATCGACATGATTAGCAACAGCACAGCAACGAAGCTTCGGCAGCACAACAGGGGGAATCGCTCACGAGGCATCGTCCTTGCGAGCCATAGTAGCGTCGTCGGCCGGTAGTTCGTCGCTGCAATGAGTTGGGGCTCAATGGCCAAGGGGGTCAGCTGCGTTGCAGCACCCAAAGGGGGCAGCCAGGCACAGGCTGGAAGCACGTTCGAGTGGTGATAGATGGGATGATGTGGTTGAGTCCCTCGAGAAGCGCCGGAAAGCCGAGTCAATGCTCCAAGCAAAGGGAATGTCCGGTATTAGAAGTGTGAGGATGCTGATACGAGATGCGAGTTGAAAtgggcggaggaggagaggagggagatggcGTGAGGAGAAGGTCGTGATGGGATTGGGTtctgaggaagaagcaaaacaacgggctgagatggaggtgGCTTATTCCCAGCACAGTCTGGACGTGCGACCCGTGGAGTTGCACTTACAGCGGAGTACAGGGTACTTTCAGGCTGCATCGGCGCCTTATCGCCCCCAGCAAGCCCGCTGGAACGGCGCACAGGTACCCTGTACCTGAATCAGAGTCCGAGCAACAGCGCTATGGCGGCTCCCCGGATAAGACACAATGGTGAGAGTGGAGTGGGTAGATGACGTCTGTCGGTCGATGATTCAATGACATGAAGCTTTTCTGATCTGATGAGAAACAGAGTTGCCCTACTAAGCATTTAAACACATTCATACGTACGCCGTAATCGATACGAGTTAGTTACGAATACTCACTGAATGCTTTTTGATTTTGCCGGAGGATTTGAATTTGCGGTCTGAGGCTGCAAGGTGAGGGTGTGTGCAACAGGCGATGGATGGGTGCAGTGCATATACTTGATGCAAGTAAACTTGGGGGCATCTATTGGTTTTTGAGTACCCGATCACCACCCAAAACTCCAAGTGATATTGCATCAAAGTGATCAATGGAACGCTTCGACGCCCTGCATGCATAGACTGGATTCTGGGCCTCTCGAGGATCCCTGCAAAGTATCCAATACCTCAGTTGCTCAGGTAGCAGAGCGTCAAGCATGCATCGTAGGGAAATTACAGGTCATTATCAAGCAAGTCAGTTGGTAGTACCAAGGACGTTCCACTACCCAGCAGGCAATAAAACGTGCATCAATAGAGCGTGGCAAGCATCCATCCTGTTTCACGCCACCGGGTGCTATAGTGTTTGCTAATATTCCGTAGAGGGATAGGTGCTACTTGGTGGGTAACACcaccaaaagcaaaaggagagatgaaaaggaaacaaacattgagaaaagaataagaagaagaagaagttaaAAAGGACATTGATTGGTATTGGGGGTCATCGGATACGGCAGCTAGCGGGGTTTGCATTTGATGACAGTTGAGGAGTGTTTTCTCTTCTAATCCAAACCcattttggtggtttggggCGCTGCTTTGGCTGAACCTTTTATGCAGCCAAATATTGACACCAAGTCTATGCCGGAGCCTTGTCACCACCATGATGGAAGCTGTCCAAGCTTGTTTGAATCGAATCTGGATACCTTACCTTCTTCAAGCCAGGAATTACTAGAGTCACAAGACGTTATAGAAGAACATCGGCGTGTAGATGAAACTCCCGCTTTGAGCCGATCGTAGCCTGAGCCATGGCCAGCACTTACCGATGctgctcagcttctctcgTCCTCCCGCGGTCCGTGATGGCTTTGTAGCCTCCGCTAACACGATTCAGTCCCCACCAGATTCTTGCAGTGATCCATCCAATTCTCTTTCTGCTAGCAAGCATTCAATATTCTTCTCCGCATGTGCCGCCATCAGTCTGAGTGCATCCCGGACTAACATTTGTTCCGCCAGTGCCGGTGCGGCGGGTGGGACCGGGATTGCGGGACTGCCTGTTGCCTCTTTCTCTCGGCTTCTATGGCCGACGGTCGCAGCACAGAGCGGTTTTTCCAAGgctagaagaaaaaaaaaattcgcTTCTCTCCACCATTTCCCTCTCCAGCTGTCCATCCAGTCTTCTCCATATCTAGACACCTCTTCCCAGATTGCGTgtctcttttccctcttttcctcttcttccctgtTTATCCATTGTATACCCTCAATTCCATTCGACATGTTGGCTGCGCGATTCTCCAGAGCTGTAAGTCACACAATGCCGAGGAATCTGCGTCGTCATGAATGCATGCTAACGTGCCTCCGAATAGCTTCCCCGAGCTACTCCCATTGCCGCTCGCTCGGCGGCCTTTGCCAGAACACCTCTCGTCTCAAAGTTTGCTCGCTATGAGTCAACAGCTGCTGAGGGCGATGGCAAGGTCCAGGGTGCCGTCATTGGTATCGACCTGGGAACCACCAACtctgccgtcgccatcatggagGGCAAGACACCCCGCATCATTGAAAACTCAGAAGGTTAGTAGCCCTTCCCACTGCCTCGTCGCATCCATCGTCCAATTTTGCTTACAAGATTCCGTCCAGGTGCCCGTACCACCCCTTCAGTAGTTGCCTTtgccgaggatggcgagcgACTGGTTGGCGTTGCTGCCAAGCGACAGGCCGTGGTCAACCCAGAGAACACCCTCTTCGCCACCAAGCGATTGATCGGTCGCAAGTTTAGCGACGCTGAGGTCCAGCGTGACATCAAGGAGGTCCCCTACAAGATCGTCCAGCACTCCAACGGCGATGCCTGGGTCTCTGCTCGTGACCAGAAGTACTCTCCTTCCCAGATTGGTGGCTTCGTCCtcaacaagatgaaggagacCGCCGAGGCCTACCTGTCTAAGCCCGTCAAGAACGCCGTTGTTACCGTTCCCGCTTACTTCAACGATGCTCAGCGTCAGAGCACCAAGGACGCCGGTCAGATTGCCGGTCTCAACGTCCTCCGTGTCGTCAACGAGCCTACCGCTGCCGCCCTGGCCTATGGTCTTGAGAAGGAGGCCGACCGCGTTGTCGCCGTCTACGATCTTGGTGGTGGTACTTTCGATATCTCCATCCTGGAGATCCAGAACGGTGTCTTCGAGGTCAAGTCCACCAACGGTGACACCCACCTTGGTGGTGAGGATTTCGATATCCACCTGGTCCGCCACATGGTTGGCGAGTTCAAGAAGACCTCTGGTCTCGATCTTTCTGGCGATCGCATGGCTATCCAGCGTATCcgtgaggctgctgagaaggccaagattgagctttcttcctctctccagACCGACATCAACCTGCCCTTCATCACTGCCGATGCTTCCGGCCCCAAGCACATCAATCTGAAGCTCACCCGCTCTcagcttgagaagatggtTGAGCCTCTGATCAACCGAACCATCGAGCCCGTCCGCAAGGCCCTCAAGGATGCTGGTCTCCAGGCCAAGGACATCCAGGAGGTCATCCTGGTCGGTGGTATGACCCGTATGCCCAAGGTTGCTGAGTCCGTCAAGTCCATCTTCGGTCGCGACCCCGCCAAGTCCGTCAACCCTGACGAGGCTGTCGCCATGGGTGCTGCTATCCAGGGTGCTGTTCTCTCTGGTGAGGTCAAggatctccttctccttgacgtCACCCCCCTGTCTCTCGGTATCGAGACCCTGGGCGGTGTCTTCACCCGTCTGATCAACCGAAACACCACCATTCCCACCAAGAAGTCCCAGGTCTTCTCCACTGCCGCCGACTCCCAGACTGCCGTCGAGATCAAGGTCTTCCAGGGTGAGCGTGAGCTCGTCCGTGACAACAAGCTGCTCGGAAACTTCCA
This genomic stretch from Trichoderma breve strain T069 chromosome 1, whole genome shotgun sequence harbors:
- a CDS encoding FAD dependent oxidoreductase domain-containing protein, with protein sequence MLARRAARLIRLSSQTRHVQALNFSSTASVQADFTHAVIGGGVVGLAIARQLSLQPGTSTVLIERHSAVGTETSSRNSEVIHAGIYYGKDTLKAKLCLRGKDLLYELCDKHGVAYSRTGKWLVAQNDAQREALERIHALCTDEIGVPVRWVSDKEVRERGEGVLAKAGALESPTTGIVDSHGLMLCLQGLFEDAGGIVALSSPVVGVRPLSQGGSSPPGNAGWEIDVSDGPGGDVSTMTAETLINAAGLGSVAVHNMIVPPSQRKQLFYAKGNYFSYSASRPKISRLIYPAPEPGASGLGTHLTIDLAGRIRFGPDVEWVDDPNDLTANASRLQQAVAEIQKYLPEVDASALVADYAGMRPKLAAKGAASATDKGFEDFIVRKEQGYEGWVNLLGIESPGLTSSLAIAEMVHRLLHGQAST
- a CDS encoding hsp70 protein domain-containing protein, which codes for MLAARFSRALPRATPIAARSAAFARTPLVSKFARYESTAAEGDGKVQGAVIGIDLGTTNSAVAIMEGKTPRIIENSEGARTTPSVVAFAEDGERLVGVAAKRQAVVNPENTLFATKRLIGRKFSDAEVQRDIKEVPYKIVQHSNGDAWVSARDQKYSPSQIGGFVLNKMKETAEAYLSKPVKNAVVTVPAYFNDAQRQSTKDAGQIAGLNVLRVVNEPTAAALAYGLEKEADRVVAVYDLGGGTFDISILEIQNGVFEVKSTNGDTHLGGEDFDIHLVRHMVGEFKKTSGLDLSGDRMAIQRIREAAEKAKIELSSSLQTDINLPFITADASGPKHINLKLTRSQLEKMVEPLINRTIEPVRKALKDAGLQAKDIQEVILVGGMTRMPKVAESVKSIFGRDPAKSVNPDEAVAMGAAIQGAVLSGEVKDLLLLDVTPLSLGIETLGGVFTRLINRNTTIPTKKSQVFSTAADSQTAVEIKVFQGERELVRDNKLLGNFQLVGIPPARRGVPQIEVTFDIDADSIVHVHAKDKSTNMDQSITIASGSGLSDNEIQQMVEDSEKYAESDKERKSAIESSNRADSVLNDTERALDEYADKLDKAEADGLREKIASLREYVSKIQSGDSTATAAEIKEKTDELQVASLNLFDKMHKARSENAEQSSSSEQSTEGEKKDENKP